From the genome of Triticum aestivum cultivar Chinese Spring chromosome 3B, IWGSC CS RefSeq v2.1, whole genome shotgun sequence, one region includes:
- the LOC123067767 gene encoding uncharacterized protein, with the protein MVEDLINPYNGDWNREVLQNNFLPIDAAAVQMIPLGRMEEDNWAWHLERSGNFSVRSAYRAMLGARQQTNNPASSAGDDRTFWKKLWKMPVPPNVRNFWWRVIRKFIPCRSILKERRIEQISFCEDCGCEETITHSLFDCTWAKLFWHQIRNMLGVKLPRLHPDSWAMDMIDGGMVSDTDAAVILCGCWSVWSERNAKKHGDKGRSIQCSVKWTADVTMDLIISSKEGKKMPTKADDKWRPPEINCIKLNVDASFLADCLQGSTGVGVRDHEGNMGLRNIIVETDALAITKLWNTNNFGRSEIAVVLQETKELSESFQFFVLSYVPRKANELAHLCARQANPHRKRCVWINFIPRFLEACLYKDRNSLS; encoded by the exons ATGGTCGAGGACTTGATCAACCCATACAATGGAGACTGGAATAGAGAGGTTTTACAGAATAATTTCCTTCCTATTGATGCGGCTGCTGTGCAAATGATTCCTTTGGGAAGGATGGAAGAAGATAACTGGGCATGGCATTTAGAGAGAAGTGGAAATTTCAGTGTCCGGTCAGCTTACAGGGCAATGCTTGGTGCTCGGCAGCAAACAAATAATCCAGCTAGCTCGGCAGGTGATGATAGAACATTttggaagaagctttggaagatgcCTGTACCCCCAAACGTCCGTAATTTTTGGTGGCGTGTGATTAGGAAGTTTATCCCATGCCGATCTATTCTGAAGGAAAGACGTATTGAACAAATCAGTTTCTGCGAGGATTGTGGATGTGAAGAAACAATCACTCATTCTTTGTTCGATTGTACATGGGCTAAGCTGTTTTGGCATCAAATAAGGAACATGTTGGGTGTCAAACTTCCTCGTTTGCATCCGGACTCATGGGCGATGGATATGATTGATGGAGGTATGGTCAGTGATACAGATGCCGCTGTCATCTTATGTGGATGTTGGTCTGTATGGTCAGAGCGCAATGCAAAGAAGCACGGAGATAAAGGGCGGTCGATCCAATGCTCGGTGAAATGGACTGCTGATGTGACTATGGATTTGATAATTTCATCAAAAGAAGGAAAGAAAATGCCTACTAAGGCTGACGATAAATGGCGACCCCCGGAAATTAATTGCATTAAGCTGAATGTGGACGCAAGTTTTTTGGCTGATTGTCTCCAAGGAAGTACAGGGGTAGGTGTGCGCGATCATGAAG GTAATATGGGTCTCCGGAACATCATCGTTGAAACTGATGCTTTGGCTATTACGAAGCTCTGGAATACCAATAATTTTGGGCGTTCAGAAATTGCTGTTGTGCTTCAGGAAACTAAAGAGCTTTCAGAGAgttttcagttttttgttttgtcTTATGTTCCTAGAAAGGCTAATGAGCTTGCACATCTATGTGCAAGGCAAGCTAATCCTCATAGAAAGCGTTGTGTCTGGATAAATTTTATTCCTAGATTTCTAGAGGCTTGTCTGTACAAGGACCGTAACTCTCTGTCTTGA